A section of the Myxocyprinus asiaticus isolate MX2 ecotype Aquarium Trade chromosome 22, UBuf_Myxa_2, whole genome shotgun sequence genome encodes:
- the gsr gene encoding glutathione reductase, mitochondrial isoform X1 produces MAQHIFQSELKVSSSRGIGKRTDSLTFNYGVGQGVGFLVMEILNLRASFLTLGRSLSSSRRLFSRSMASESVTRYDFLVLGGGSGGLAGARRAAELGATAAVIESHRFGGTCVNVGCVPKKVMWNASSHAEYLHDHEDYGFEGAKAHFSWQLIKRKRDAYVSRLNHIYRNNLDKAKIESIHGYARFTDDPEPTLEVNGQKYTAPHILIATGGHPSTVSDDDVPGASLGITSDGFFELESCPKRSVIVGAGYIAVEMAGILSTLGSKTSIIIRQGGVLRNFDALISSNCTKELQNHGIDLRKNTQVKSVKKTDKGLVVMLVTKDPDDKDSQEKFDTIHEVDCLLWAIGREPNTAGLNLSQIGVKLDERGHIVVDEFQNTTRPGIYAVGDVCGRALLTPVAIAAGRKLAHRLFEGSADSKIDYNNIPTVVFSHPPIGTVGLTEDEAIKSWGKDNVKVYTTSFTPMYYAMTTRKSQCIMKLVCADKDEKVVGLHMQGFGCDEMLQGFAVAINMGATKADFDKTIAIHPTSSEELVTLR; encoded by the exons ATGGCTCAGCACATATTTCAAAGTGAGTTAAAAGTAAGTTCATCACGCGGGATTGGAAAAAGGACTGACAGTTTGACG TTCAACTACGGCGTTGGTCAGGGTGTTGGCTTCCTGGTTATGGAGATATTAAACCTGCGAGCGTCTTTTCTTACTCTTGGCCGATCGCTGTCATCTTCTCGTAGACTCTTCAGCCGGAGCATGGCATCTGAATCCGTCACCCGCTATGATTTCCTGGTATTAGGCGGAGGATCCGGAGGGCTTGCCGGTGCGCGGCGGGCGGCTGAACTCGGTGCCACTGCTGCCGTGATCGAAAGTCACAGATTCGGAGGTACCTGC GTTAATGTTGGTTGTGTTCCTAAAAAG GTCATGTGGAATGCATCCTCCCATGCTGAGTATCTCCATGACCATGAAGATTACGGCTTTGAAGGTGCAAAAGCACATTTCAGCTGGCA ATTAATTAAACGGAAAAGGGATGCTTACGTTAGTCGTCTCAATCACATTTATCGGAACAACCTTGACAAG GCCAAAATTGAGTCCATTCATGGCTATGCAAGGTTCACTGATGATCCTGAACCCACTCTTGAAGTCAATGGACAGAAGTACACGGCACCCCATATTTTAATCGCCACTGGCGGCCACCCGTCCACTGTCAGTGACGATGATGTGCCAG GAGCCAGTTTAGGCATTACCAGTGATGGATTCTTTGAACTTGAGTCTTGCCCTAA ACGTAGTGTCATAGTTGGGGCAGGGTATATTGCCGTGGAGATGGCTGGTATCCTTTCCACTCTGGGGTCCAAAACGTCTATCATCATTCGGCAAGGCGGG gTATTAAGGAACTTCGATGCCTTGATAAGCTCAAATTGCACTAAAGAATTGCAAAATCATGGTATTGACTTACGGAAGAATACTCAG GTGAAGTCAGTAAAGAAGACTGATAAAGGCCTCGTGGTTATGCTGGTGACAAAAGACCCTGACGACAAGGATTCACAGGAAAAGTTTGATACCATTCATGAGGTGGACTGTCTGCTCTGGGCCATTGGCAGGGAGCCCAACACAGCTGGACTCAACCTCAGTCAAATA GGTGTGAAGCTGGATGAAAGGGGACATATTGTGGTGGACGAGTTCCAGAACACCACTCGACCGGGCATCTACGCAGTTGGGGATGTTTGTGGGAGAGCTCTCCTTACACCTG TTGCTATTGCTGCTGGCAGAAAGCTTGCTCACCGATTGTTTGAAGGCAGTGCAGACTCCAAAATCGATTATAATAACATCCCTACGGTTGTGTTCAGCCATCCACCAATTGGCACAGTGGGACTAACTGAAG ATGAAGCAATCAAGAGCTGGGGAAAGGACAATGTGAAGGTTTATACCACCTCTTTCACTCCAATGTATTATGCCATGACCACTCGAAAGAGTCAGTGCATCATGAAGCTGGTGTGTGCAGACAAAGATGAGAAG gtgGTTGGTCTCCATATGCAGGGTTTTGGCTGTGATGAGATGCTTCAGGGTTTTGCTGTGGCCATTAACATGGGGGCTACTAAAGCAGACTTTGACAAAACTATTGCCATCCACCCCACGTCATCAGAGGAGCTGGTTACATTGCGCTAA
- the LOC127412988 gene encoding cytochrome b-c1 complex subunit 8-like isoform X1 yields the protein MAVSDQCLQCDSAVLTFTCLNSQETIERSANEKARNLEETDLTNTEVAEDNRKSVLRSSEISFLGKMGRHFGDLAKIRHVITYSISPFEQKAFPNYFSKGIPNVWRRFKGSVFKVAPPMILMYLTYTWGNHVHEQSKRKNLADFDK from the exons ATGGCGGTATCTGACCAGTGTCTACAGTGTGACAGCGCTGTATTGACCTTCACGTGTCTCAATAGCCAGGAAACAATCGAGCGAAGCGCCAATGAGAAAGCTAGAAATCTAGAGGAAACGGATCTGACGAACACGGAAGTCGCAGAAGACAACAGGAAAAGCGTATTGAGGAGCAGTGAG ATCAGCTTTCTTGGCAAAATGGGTCGTCACTTTGGAGATTTGGCCAAAATAAGGCATGTTATTACCTACAGTATTTCCCCCTTTGAGCAGAAGGCGTTCCCAAATTACTTTTCCAAGGGAATCCCTAATGTGTGGAGACGATTCAAAGGATCTGTGTTCAAGGTGGCACCAC CCATGATCCTGATGTACCTGACCTACACATGGGGCAATCATGTTCATGAACAAAGCAAAAGGAAGAACCTTGCAGACTTTGACAAGTGA
- the LOC127412988 gene encoding cytochrome b-c1 complex subunit 8-like isoform X2, producing the protein MGRHFGDLAKIRHVITYSISPFEQKAFPNYFSKGIPNVWRRFKGSVFKVAPPMILMYLTYTWGNHVHEQSKRKNLADFDK; encoded by the exons ATGGGTCGTCACTTTGGAGATTTGGCCAAAATAAGGCATGTTATTACCTACAGTATTTCCCCCTTTGAGCAGAAGGCGTTCCCAAATTACTTTTCCAAGGGAATCCCTAATGTGTGGAGACGATTCAAAGGATCTGTGTTCAAGGTGGCACCAC CCATGATCCTGATGTACCTGACCTACACATGGGGCAATCATGTTCATGAACAAAGCAAAAGGAAGAACCTTGCAGACTTTGACAAGTGA
- the LOC127412984 gene encoding heterogeneous nuclear ribonucleoprotein A0-like, with translation MTNQLCKLFVGGLNVQTTDEGLRRHFEQYGQLTDCVVVMNQPLQRSRCFGFVTYSSTEEADAAMSGRPHVVDGNTVDLKRAVAREDAGRPEALAKVKKIFIGGLKDDIEDEHLSEYFCQFGAIEKAQVITDKDTGKKRGFGFVYFEDNDSADKAVVMKFHTVSGHKVEVKKALTKQEMQGAGGRGGRGMGRPQGGYGGGRGGYYGDYQNGGYGNSSNNESQGGYGGYGGGYTDQTSGGYGGGNGYSDFGEGYGQQPSTYGAMKGAYGGRSAAPYTRGGSGGGGGGYGRGGYGAY, from the coding sequence ATGACTAACCAGCTTTGTAAACTGTTCGTTGGCGGCCTAAATGTCCAAACAACCGACGAAGGCTTGCGGAGACACTTTGAACAGTATGGACAGCTAACAGACTGCGTGGTGGTAATGAATCAGCCACTGCAGCGCTCCCGTTGCTTCGGCTTTGTAACGTACTCGAGCACTGAGGAAGCGGACGCCGCCATGTCTGGAAGGCCACATGTCGTAGACGGCAACACCGTGGATCTGAAGAGAGCGGTGGCCCGAGAGGACGCCGGTAGACCAGAAGCCCTGGCCAAAGTCAAGAAAATATTTATTGGGGGTTTGAAAGACGACATCGAGGACGAACACCTCAGCGAATATTTCTGCCAGTTCGGCGCCATCGAGAAGGCTCAGGTGATCACCGACAAAGACACCGGGAAGAAACGTGGTTTCGGCTTTGTTTACTTCGAGGACAACGACTCGGCCGATAAAGCCGTCGTGATGAAGTTCCACACTGTCAGTGGACACAAGGTGGAGGTGAAGAAGGCCCTCACCAAGCAGGAGATGCAAGGGGCCGGTGGTCGCGGCGGCCGGGGAATGGGCCGACCTCAAGGCGGCTACGGCGGCGGAAGAGGTGGTTACTATGGCGATTATCAGAATGGTGGTTACGGTAACAGCAGCAACAATGAAAGCCAAGGGGGCTACGGGGGTTACGGAGGAGGCTACACCGATCAGACGAGCGGCGGGTACGGCGGCGGGAATGGCTACAGTGACTTCGGTGAGGGTTATGGACAGCAGCCGTCAACTTACGGTGCCATGAAAGGGGCATATGGCGGCAGGAGCGCTGCGCCATACACACGTGGTGGtagtggtggaggaggaggaggatatGGAAGGGGAGGTTATGGCGCATATTAG
- the gsr gene encoding glutathione reductase, mitochondrial isoform X2, producing the protein MYHKWVSVTSQYITAALARLFSRSMASESVTRYDFLVLGGGSGGLAGARRAAELGATAAVIESHRFGGTCVNVGCVPKKVMWNASSHAEYLHDHEDYGFEGAKAHFSWQLIKRKRDAYVSRLNHIYRNNLDKAKIESIHGYARFTDDPEPTLEVNGQKYTAPHILIATGGHPSTVSDDDVPGASLGITSDGFFELESCPKRSVIVGAGYIAVEMAGILSTLGSKTSIIIRQGGVLRNFDALISSNCTKELQNHGIDLRKNTQVKSVKKTDKGLVVMLVTKDPDDKDSQEKFDTIHEVDCLLWAIGREPNTAGLNLSQIGVKLDERGHIVVDEFQNTTRPGIYAVGDVCGRALLTPVAIAAGRKLAHRLFEGSADSKIDYNNIPTVVFSHPPIGTVGLTEDEAIKSWGKDNVKVYTTSFTPMYYAMTTRKSQCIMKLVCADKDEKVVGLHMQGFGCDEMLQGFAVAINMGATKADFDKTIAIHPTSSEELVTLR; encoded by the exons atgtaccACAAGTGGGTTTCCGTTACAAGTCAGTATATAACGGCTGCACTTGCTCG ACTCTTCAGCCGGAGCATGGCATCTGAATCCGTCACCCGCTATGATTTCCTGGTATTAGGCGGAGGATCCGGAGGGCTTGCCGGTGCGCGGCGGGCGGCTGAACTCGGTGCCACTGCTGCCGTGATCGAAAGTCACAGATTCGGAGGTACCTGC GTTAATGTTGGTTGTGTTCCTAAAAAG GTCATGTGGAATGCATCCTCCCATGCTGAGTATCTCCATGACCATGAAGATTACGGCTTTGAAGGTGCAAAAGCACATTTCAGCTGGCA ATTAATTAAACGGAAAAGGGATGCTTACGTTAGTCGTCTCAATCACATTTATCGGAACAACCTTGACAAG GCCAAAATTGAGTCCATTCATGGCTATGCAAGGTTCACTGATGATCCTGAACCCACTCTTGAAGTCAATGGACAGAAGTACACGGCACCCCATATTTTAATCGCCACTGGCGGCCACCCGTCCACTGTCAGTGACGATGATGTGCCAG GAGCCAGTTTAGGCATTACCAGTGATGGATTCTTTGAACTTGAGTCTTGCCCTAA ACGTAGTGTCATAGTTGGGGCAGGGTATATTGCCGTGGAGATGGCTGGTATCCTTTCCACTCTGGGGTCCAAAACGTCTATCATCATTCGGCAAGGCGGG gTATTAAGGAACTTCGATGCCTTGATAAGCTCAAATTGCACTAAAGAATTGCAAAATCATGGTATTGACTTACGGAAGAATACTCAG GTGAAGTCAGTAAAGAAGACTGATAAAGGCCTCGTGGTTATGCTGGTGACAAAAGACCCTGACGACAAGGATTCACAGGAAAAGTTTGATACCATTCATGAGGTGGACTGTCTGCTCTGGGCCATTGGCAGGGAGCCCAACACAGCTGGACTCAACCTCAGTCAAATA GGTGTGAAGCTGGATGAAAGGGGACATATTGTGGTGGACGAGTTCCAGAACACCACTCGACCGGGCATCTACGCAGTTGGGGATGTTTGTGGGAGAGCTCTCCTTACACCTG TTGCTATTGCTGCTGGCAGAAAGCTTGCTCACCGATTGTTTGAAGGCAGTGCAGACTCCAAAATCGATTATAATAACATCCCTACGGTTGTGTTCAGCCATCCACCAATTGGCACAGTGGGACTAACTGAAG ATGAAGCAATCAAGAGCTGGGGAAAGGACAATGTGAAGGTTTATACCACCTCTTTCACTCCAATGTATTATGCCATGACCACTCGAAAGAGTCAGTGCATCATGAAGCTGGTGTGTGCAGACAAAGATGAGAAG gtgGTTGGTCTCCATATGCAGGGTTTTGGCTGTGATGAGATGCTTCAGGGTTTTGCTGTGGCCATTAACATGGGGGCTACTAAAGCAGACTTTGACAAAACTATTGCCATCCACCCCACGTCATCAGAGGAGCTGGTTACATTGCGCTAA